AACCCCGGCAGGAGAGTCTGGGAGGACTTGATTCTTCTAAACTATTGaacaaaacacatacaaagcTAGTTTGCATTTTGAATAAGTAGAAATTTTCTGTTATCTGAGCTTAGAGAAAAGCCTGGAAGGATGTGCCGTGACAGACACATGCTTGTGTCTCTCAGAATAATCACATATTGAGGCAAAACCAGAGTCCAGACGGTGGTTCCTTCAGGCTGAGCACAAAGCTCAGTGCTGGGAAGGAGAAGGTCAGCATCAAAGCCAGAGATGCAAACTCACTTTATTTCCATGTGACATGCCCTGTGACCTTAGACAACCTGCTCGTCCTCTCTGACTTTTGATTTAATTCATGAAGCGAAGAGGGTTGAGCAGTTATAAGTTATCAGTTCGGTATCAAATCATCATCTGGGATACACCTAGATGTCTCCCTGGGGCAGAGAGCCTGTACATTTTCTGTAGCTGTGTCCCCAGGCTCAGAACCAGGCCTGGCCTTCAGCGGGGCTCAGCAAGCTTTCATGCAACCGTCTGGGCCCTGAAGCATGATGTGCCGGATGCACTGTAGTGTGACAGTGAATGTGCGGACCTTGGTGAAATAGGACGAGTGGCTGCGCACTGactcccttctcctccatctGCCCGTTCCTgctctccttctgtcctcccatctcCTCACTCTTACTTGGAGCTTTCGTCTTCCTTTCCCtacccaccccctctctttctctgtgtcattgattttttttttcttttctggtctcttctttctccatctttccttccctccatctttttCAACCTTCCTgcatttttctctccctcccttcatctctgTGGTCTTCCCTCTTGCTTTTGTggtgattgtttgtttttggtttttggtttggtttttcaagacagggtttctctgtgttagccttggctgtcctagactcgctttgtagacgaggctggcctcaggctcacagcgatccgcctgcctctgcttcctgagtgctgggattaagggtgtatgccaccatgcctggcttttgtggtGATTTTTTTAAGCTGTGGTTGGGACTGTTTAGTTAACGACCAGGTGAGAACCAAGTGGACAGACACAGTGGCAGGTGGCAGGCCTATGAGCACAGTGGCCAGTGGCCTATCTGGTCAGGCTGTCTGAATGCAGCCCGCTGTCTAGTAGGATGTGAACTGGTGCCCATGCCCTCTAGTTGCTATGGGTTGGGGTCAAGTGTTCTCATTAGTTCTTGTTGGAAGCTTCTGGATGGTTCTATAGTGCAGCTGGGGCTCAGGGCTCTGATTTATGAGCAAAAGGATATAGCAAAAACTGTTGCATAGACAGATATGACGTCACAAGCACAGAGTGGCACAAGGAGGGGTCATGGGGTGGAGTGATGAAGACTTGATTTGTGGAAAGGTCGAGGAAGGCCAGAAAGAAAGCCTTGTGGGGGACTTAGCTGCCACTTTTGCAGAACACTGAGCCCTTACTTACTACCATCTTGCATGGACTGCATGCTCCCAAGACCGAGCTGTTACAAAACTCATTCCAGGTGAGGGGCAGAAGTTTACTGTGGTGTGTTGGGCTTACTCTGGGCCACTCAGGTATCCCTTGGCCTCAGCCACAGCCCTGCCcatgacctggagctcacagttccCGGCTGGAACACAGGACAAGGTGTATGTGTTGAGACCAGAAAGATGGGATTTTTATCTTGCTCCACAGAAGAGTGAGAAGGGGCTGGCATCCTGACCTAGTTTGGTTTCCTGCTTAATTTGCTGGCCAGATGTTGAGTGGAGTGGGGACAGGGCCAGGAGCCAGCTACAAAGAGGCCTCTATGGCAGTTGGATGGCTGTTAGAATCTTGCCCTAAAGTAGCAGAAGGAACAGCCTGTGCAGAGCCCCAGAGGCAGGAATGTGGCAAGCATAGAGGCAGGCCAGGAGGCTACCATGTCAGAGCCAAGAGCCCACAGTGGTCATGACAGCTGGGACTGCCCATAGGTGGCCTCTAGGACCATATTGGGCATGTCCACACAGCTGGCCTCCTGCAGGtctgggggtgggcaggggcgGCATTTCCCAGGTCACTGGCTACTGCCATCTTTGGGACTTGCTCACAAGGGAAAGATGGGAACATTCAAAATCCCTGAGCAGATGCCAGTTTTCCCCAGTGGGTCAGATAGACCACACAGGAGCAAGGCTGGAACTTTGCCCCACTACACAATCTCTTATTCCGATGGATAGATATTTCAAAGACATACTGCTGCCCCTTATAACTTACTGAGAGACTCCCAAGTAAACAGGAACAGTGTGGCCTAATAAACCAATGGCCCAGGTTAGGCCATATGATCAACATGGAGCCCATTGCTTTCTGACCTAAGTTTTCTCACTTTGACTGTTGCTATAAAGGGAGTAtaggcggtgggggtgggggtgggggtgaggggagggacaGGGGTGAACGGACTTGAGTGGACACTTTATCTGGACACTAGTGACTGTTCAATTCTTTGTCTCTCTGAAGGCTACCTTGGGCTGTGCACAGAGTGATTCTCTGCCCCCACCCAGGGGAGAGGCGCTGGATCCCTGCAGCAGCCAAGGCCACCACTGTGATGACCGTGGACTTCAGGCCCCAGCAGGTTTGTGGATGCTGTGATACATAGAGGGACCACCTGACATCCCTCTGATAGGCCAGCCCCCTTAGTCCTCATGTCACCCTTACAGTGTTTATTCCCCTCACAGACaggctcaaggtcacacagcagctCAGAGAGGCTCAAGGTCACATAGCTGGTCAAGGCAAAATCAGGGTATGAGATTCCAGGGGTCATTAGTTTAGGACTATCAGATATGTAAACTGATGCACTCACCCTTAAAGGGTGTCAGCCAGCTGCAGGTTGGTAGTGGGGTCCTTGTCCTCACAGAGACATCTGTGTTAAGCAGAGGCCATCCTAGCTCCCTTCTACCCCAGGTGTCTCTTTGGGTTAAGGATGAGACTTGTGACTGTCAGTCTGAGGGTTGCTGGGGCTTTGAGGTACCTGGCCTCTGACTGTCAGACATGATTTCCTACCTCCATGCTATAGGAGATCCTGCTTACTCATCCTGAGCCCTCAAAATGCAAGAGCAGTCTACAGTTTCATGATACCCAGGGCTTCTGATACAGGAGGAGATAGCTGATGTCTCCCTTCAAGCCATGTTTGGGGAGCAGAGCTGTTGGGTGGGCCAAGGTGGGATGTGACTTGGTGGGGCTGTTCCTGAAAGCTGTGCAGGGCTGGGGTAGGAGTATCACCCATCTGGCAGCAGAGGACACTGAGCATCCTAAAGGCTTCATGGACATACTCCAGCTGTGGTCCATGGAAGTACCTTGAGGACCGACCGGTTCCTCTGCTTCCAGCTGGTGCACATTCACATCTTCCAGGCTCAGGTCCTCACCTGGCAGGAGAGTGGGACTCACTAAGAGTTGTTGTAGGCTAAAAGAGAGTCACTCACGGGAGTCATCTGTCAGCTGACATGGTTGTTGGTGGCCATTGTAATGGATCTTCCAGAAGTGATTTTAACCTCGGGGTCTTGCTGTCCTAGGCCAGCTTTCAGAAGAGCCCTGCAGCTGTGTTGCAGATGGACCAGATCCCTGCATGGTGGTGCCAGCAAGGACCCTAGGCGAGCTCCAGGGAGACCTGCCAGGGTCTGAGCATAGACAGGTGAGTCTAGAGGGTTCTGCAGATAGGAGGATCCATGTGGCCCTGCTATGTGTTCAGTGGTGTGGGTATCAGAGGGAGCTCCATATAAaggaagaatattctagaaatgaTTGAGAGGGAGTTTTGAGGAGATAGGATGCAGTATGACCTAAGTGAGAAGTAGGGTGGGGTGAAGAGAAGCCCAGACTAAGTGCCTGGGTTGGGCTACCTCAAGACACTCTTGTTGCCTTAGtaaagccccgccccccccccccccccccccgatgacCCACAGTGCAGGTCCTGCCTCTCTCTTCAGAGATGATGAGACTCAAGGGATACTGGAACTCCACAGAAGTCTCCAGCCATGGAGGTGGAGAGCTGCAGTCTCTTCCTTCTGTACTCGGTGTTACTCCAGATTTCTGGTTTGGGGAGCTGGATCTGAAttcttcctgatgctgtggcaAACCACTGACCCCAGCTTCTGCCTTTTGTCCTAAAGAGAAAAGCTGAACGGGGAGAGGTGTCCTGATGTGGCTCTGTGGTTCTGAAcgtcatgcatgcatgtgtgcattctttctttctttctttctttctttctttctttctttctttctttctttcttttctttctttctttctttcttttctttttctttcttttctttctttctttctttctttctttctttctttctttctttctttccctgaacCATCCCTCATGCAGGTTGGCTTTATGTAGAGGAAGGGATTGCATataatgagaggagagagagagagagagagagagagaaagagagggagacagagagagagagacagagacagagagagacagagacagagagacagagacagagagaggagagagacagagagacagagagaaacggagagagaaacagagacagaaagctgaCCTGCTGCCTGCTGTAGCCATTCTTCCACCTGGCCCTAAAGAGGATGAGAAGTCAGGAAGACAGGgctctgtgtgccaggcactcaTCCTGTAATTAGACATGCACTTGCAACCCAGAGACACTCCAGGGATGTCACCTAGTCTCAGTGTTCCAAAAGATGTATCTCCTTGTTGAATGAACCCCTCACAACCTAAGGGGGCTCCTAACCCCCACCCTTGAGCTGCCAATACATTACCTGGCTTCCAGAGACCCCTTAGATGCTTTCTGGTCCCAGGCCCTGCGTTGCTGATGAAAAACAAGCTCTGAAGCCACTGACTAAGAAGCAGAGACCTAAGGGGCCCACATCTCTAGGCATCATGAGCCAAGCTCTCTCTTACTCCCTTAATCACCCTGAAATAGCATATGCTCagcttcagcaccatgcctgtctctctgCTAATTCTATTGTCTCTAATCTCATCACTGTGTTAGAACTGTGTGTCACACTGTCCTTGAGGCCCAGGCTAGATCTTTAATTTAGCAGTGCCCAGTGTACAAATGGGATATGTGTGGCTCAGAAGCCAAATGATTTCCCCCCAGAGTAGAGGCAAAGCTTAAGCCTCTTTCTGCTGTTCAGAGTCCCTGCCAAGAGCCTGTGCACAGTCCCACAGCTCCCTACAGCCCAGGGACACTGAGAAGCTTGTGGGGCTGGTAGAAAATCTGACTGGAACCCAGGTCTGGTGCCCAGCTTTTTCCCTGTTCCACTCAGGTGTGCTATGAGCCAAGCATGTGGTATAAATGCCTATAAAGATATTCAGAGCAGTCTAGGAAGCCCCTCGGGTGAGCTTGGCCCTGCCCCAGTCCTGGGGGCAAAACAGAGTCCAGCCCCTGTATCCCTTGGGGGAATTGACAGTGCACACAGCACTGTGTACTAGAACCTTCCACATGTGGTTGCTGCTTTCAATCTGTGGTACCTGAGATGGCAACTACAAGCCACAGGGTGGCTCGTGCTCCTGCAGAATCAAACCTCATTCATAACCCTCCACATTCTGTGGTGCTTGTGGAAACCATGTTGCATAGAAAAGAGTGACAGGGAGTGCGTGTCCCCCTACAAACGTCTGTGTGTGATCCGTTCTGGTATAGTATGCGGAAGACAAATGAGGATGGCCAGGGAGTGCTACAGGCCTTGGATTCTTTGTGAGGAGGAAATGGTGTTCCATCTGAGATGGAGGGGTGTTCCTTGAGGATATCTGGGAGGAGGAGCATGCTGGGCCGCCCCTGAGGTGGAAGAGAGGGACACATGTGCAGCTGTATGAGCAGGCTCAGAGAGGATTGTGGGATATGTTCAGATGTGGGCGGGGCTCAGCAGGCAAGGGCTGTTTCATACctcacctcctctctccacctgcAGGGTGCTCCTGTCCAGCCTCGCCTAGATGGGCAGGTTCTTCGACTGCTCTGTAGGGGTCCCCCAGGGCCAAGCATGGATAAGTCACTCTGCCCTTTGGACCTGGCAGAAGTTTCAGAGACTCTCCAAGCTGCTGGAGTTCAGGAACCCCTAGTGCTGTTACCCACATCCATGCTCCACCTCTGGGGACCTGCTAGGGAACCAGAGATCCTACTGCCACCTCTGCTGCAGGAGCGTCCCCTACAGGAACTTCAGACCTTTGAAGAGCTGGGCAGCAGCAAGCCCTCACCTGCCCCTGGGGCTTCGGCATACACTGCCTGGCATTGTAATCTGGCAAGGAGCCATGACACCTCCCACAGCCAGGAGTCCCAACTCAGTTCAAATGGCCCGTTTCTCACAAAAGGGCCCAAGGAGCAAAGAggcacatggaaggagagaagcgtGCCTCCAGTTGCAAGTGCAGAGAAATGGAAGATGATGAGACCCTTGGAGGGGATAAAATCAGAGCTTGGTGACAAGCGCATGCTGGTCCCCGAAAGCAATGAGAAGCTGATCTTGGACACTGAGGTCCAAGCCCTAGGGGACATGCAGGAAGCAAGCAAGGCTGCAGATGCCCAGGTTGTGGCCCCCTTTCCTTGGATCCAGCCAGAATGTCTAATACTGCCTCTGCATGGTGGGACAACCTCTAGGTCACAGGAGGATCCTGATTCCCTGAGCAAGACAGGGAGTGTGGAAGGATGTGGCTGGGGACTCTTGGAAAATCTGTcttcagagaaggaggaagaggccacTGGGGCTCATGGGACCCGAGAGCCAAGGATAAATGGTAGCCAGCTCCCAGCAGGAGAAAGTAAAGAAGGCTGGAGGAGTGCACAGGGCACGTGGAGCCACCAACTGTGCTTTGGAGACACTCGGCTTCTACAGAAGGAGAGATCTGGGAACGAAGAACAAGAGCAGGAGATGCAAGTCCGAGTGACATCCAACCCAGCTTCTGTGGGAGTCCCTGAGcagcctgagttcaaggcccatgTGGGTCCTGAACAGTGCCTACTAATGGATCATCAGGATTCGCTGCCATTTCCCAAATGGGCCTCAGCAGGTGCCTCCAGCGACAATCCTTGCCCCTCCCAGTCTCTGTTCACAGGACCGGACAGGTGTGCCCTTCAGCCAGACACgctggagagggaggtggaggccagctgTTTCCAGCAGCTGAACGACTTGAAGCTTGTCTATGGAGGTCCCCAGCAGATGTCAGCACTGAGGACAGAGAGCCAGAGTGTCACTCACGTGTGGTGGGATGTTGATGAGGGTGCGTGGGCCAGCCAGGATCTGTATTCGAGACCCAGCAGGAGTGGCGAAGGGGTGAGGTTGGGAGAGGAAGTGGCCCTGTGTACTGGAGAAGTTCTTTCAGGAGCAGCACTCAGTGGGGAGAAAGCCAACCAGGGTCCTGCAGAGCTGGGTGGGAGCCAGCACCCCGCAACATGGTGCACCCTAAAGAGGCCGGAAAGCAGGTTCCACCAGCTCCGTGCGAacctgaagaaagagagaagtcagGTTTTCCTTGATAACGCCAGGCTTCAGGGAGACCAAGAAGGATGTGACCACGAAGGATGCCGTCGTGAGAGAGAGCCCatgagagaagcagcagcagcggaAGCACTGAGGCTGGCGCAGGCAAACTACACGTTGCAGGGAGAGCTGGTCCGCCTCAGGCGCGAGCTCGGTCAGTGCCTGCAGGCTGTGTCTGACCTGGAGGACTGCAATGGGAAGAGTTACTGCAAGATTTCCCAGCTGGAAGAGGAGAATGAGAAATTGAAGGCAGACCTGGGCCAGCTGCACAAAGCCGTGTCTGAGAGTGTCAGGAAAGCCCGGAGCAGGATGAATCATGTCTCTCTGGAAAACAGAGAGCTCAGGGCTCTGATCTCAGAGCTCGGGGTCAGTTATAAAGGGCTGATAAAGGACACAATGCTAGGGATAGAAGACATGGTCTGGGCACTGCAGGGGGAAAATAAACACCTTGTCGGCAGGGTCCAAGGCCTGGAGCAGGAGGTCCTGCAGAGGAGTAGAGATCCAGGGGAAGAAAAGTGGTACCCCCAGGGAAAGTCCAAAATGGTGGGAGACAAGGGACTTACTGAAGACAAAGAGGTCCAGGTGACTATGTTTTCAAGACACCTGATCACAAGCGCCTGTGGCTCATCCTGGGATGAGAAATCATGTGTGACTGGAGGGCAGGTGAGACCTACTTTATATTTGGAAGATTCCAGATGCAGGGCTGATGCTAATACTACCTCATCAGTCTGTGCAGTCACCACAGAGCCTCAGGAAGCATACACCAAGGGGGCAGAGGGAGACGGAGCTCGGCTGCAAAAAGAACAGAAGACATCATGGTGTTCTGTGCAACAGGGGCAGCCACGGGAGCCCCCGAGCCACAGTGCCCAGGTATATTGATTTACCTTCTTTTCTGTATAGCTGGCTCTGCAGTGAGGtacttccgccccccccccacccccggcccccgaAGACCTAGGCATCCCTGAAGCAGCCATCAGGAGGACATTGGATCACCAGCCCCATGTGCTAGATGAGAAAACCAGGCAGAGAGGTGAAGGGATTGCCCAAGGTCACGCAGCTAGGGAGGGCTGCCTCTGAGATGAGCCCAAGATTTCTTTTTGACCTGCCAGGAAAGCCTGACCCTCCAAGAGGATCCAGAGCAGAATAGGTGGGGCTGGGGCTTGCACTTTGACGTCATACCTTGGATTTTCCCGTGTGGGTAATAGCTCAAATAGCCCAAGCTATCATTCTTCAGGTTGGCTCTTAAGTGTTATTGAGGGCAGCAGTGGGCTGTGAGGTAACACAGCAGGATGGAGACCGTGTTGGCTCTGTAGAGATGTGGGGCTCTGCTGCAGAATGGGATCCTCCATCTGAGTCACTCCCTGCCTACCAACCCCGTCCCAAGACAAATCTTGACTTTTATAATTCCCAGGATGAAATGCTCACATTGTTACTGCCTGGAGAGCATTGGTGCTGAGACCCTGTATCACTCcggcatcctctctctctctctctctccctccctttctgtgtctccatctgcttcccccccacccccccactctcTGTTGCTGGctcctgcttccctctctctcctttctcctcagcaATTCTAGCTGCTGTCTCAAAGAACAGCTTTCAACTTTTTACCAGTTTCCTTTATTATCTGcatttcatattctctctctctctctctctctctctctctctctctctctctctctctctctctctctctctctctctctctctctctctctctctctctctctctctctctctctctctctccctccctcactgtctacacacacatataattcttTCTCCCATAATAGCTTATATTCTTGTATACTTTGCTATTACTGTTTTAGTAACTACTCTAGAAATTCCAGGATGCACCTATCATTTAAGTTTGCCTTAGGATATTGCCTTTGTACCATGTCCCaaatcatgcaaaaaaaaaacaaa
This DNA window, taken from Acomys russatus chromosome 22, mAcoRus1.1, whole genome shotgun sequence, encodes the following:
- the C22H4orf50 gene encoding uncharacterized protein C4orf50 homolog, which translates into the protein MEPAAQGQTEKSFSYVIRAPSSDGSDVINVDLKINTCWVFRDVEESDKEEEQGCLPEAASSPDLDTGLLREQLESSEQKLLAAVDKYVISESGLRNRVQELELSERQLLSKVEQLSARVVQERSASLYAQEQLQALQGQLVSRVQEAESAARRQRRLQERLRRKDEALARQAATLERCGRVQRHQLGLVREQERALRMQVQRLERDVRRLGRAAGLLLAQLQVADPLPGASSSGPQLLDVSLVVPGAAELSELSALRARAERAEREQTEAARRLREHSATERQLREQLEELRCCVYGLTLSEIGLHSQVEELAQENRRLRSQLGHGSPATLGCAQSDSLPPPRGEALDPCSSQGHHCDDRGLQAPAGQLSEEPCSCVADGPDPCMVVPARTLGELQGDLPGSEHRQGAPVQPRLDGQVLRLLCRGPPGPSMDKSLCPLDLAEVSETLQAAGVQEPLVLLPTSMLHLWGPAREPEILLPPLLQERPLQELQTFEELGSSKPSPAPGASAYTAWHCNLARSHDTSHSQESQLSSNGPFLTKGPKEQRGTWKERSVPPVASAEKWKMMRPLEGIKSELGDKRMLVPESNEKLILDTEVQALGDMQEASKAADAQVVAPFPWIQPECLILPLHGGTTSRSQEDPDSLSKTGSVEGCGWGLLENLSSEKEEEATGAHGTREPRINGSQLPAGESKEGWRSAQGTWSHQLCFGDTRLLQKERSGNEEQEQEMQVRVTSNPASVGVPEQPEFKAHVGPEQCLLMDHQDSLPFPKWASAGASSDNPCPSQSLFTGPDRCALQPDTLEREVEASCFQQLNDLKLVYGGPQQMSALRTESQSVTHVWWDVDEGAWASQDLYSRPSRSGEGVRLGEEVALCTGEVLSGAALSGEKANQGPAELGGSQHPATWCTLKRPESRFHQLRANLKKERSQVFLDNARLQGDQEGCDHEGCRREREPMREAAAAEALRLAQANYTLQGELVRLRRELGQCLQAVSDLEDCNGKSYCKISQLEEENEKLKADLGQLHKAVSESVRKARSRMNHVSLENRELRALISELGVSYKGLIKDTMLGIEDMVWALQGENKHLVGRVQGLEQEVLQRSRDPGEEKWYPQGKSKMVGDKGLTEDKEVQVTMFSRHLITSACGSSWDEKSCVTGGQVRPTLYLEDSRCRADANTTSSVCAVTTEPQEAYTKGAEGDGARLQKEQKTSWCSVQQGQPREPPSHSAQLQNSKAAASEEDPKLCLQRLHHQVRTLQCQLRDQGWALRELQAARDEAVGLQDKLKGKLEELWEQQQEARLATSPLKAKLASLVHKCQERNRLIEHLLQELPRHGPKNHLLSELVQNVLDDEALAEYTTTFLTPGAPETAYHLDVSSKGTAAGGGAQEYLLNSETDSVLQNLWGVESWSLPSPEWTLQTASPGSPRVALASTFPFQG